In one Arenibacter antarcticus genomic region, the following are encoded:
- a CDS encoding molybdenum cofactor biosynthesis protein MoaE, producing MEKKTKNVFVQGPITPEFIANSIAKHQSKTTIGAHNIFLGQVRADMIDGSEVTGIEYTAYAEMANQKFHEIREATFAKFDLSCMHIYHSLGKVAAGEICLFVFVSSPHRKEVFEALHHVVEEIKNQVPIFGKELFADNSYQWKVNK from the coding sequence ATGGAAAAAAAGACGAAAAATGTATTTGTGCAAGGACCAATTACTCCAGAGTTCATTGCCAATTCCATTGCAAAGCACCAGTCTAAGACCACTATTGGCGCCCATAATATATTTTTGGGCCAAGTAAGGGCCGACATGATAGATGGGTCGGAAGTTACGGGAATTGAATATACTGCCTACGCGGAAATGGCCAATCAGAAATTTCACGAAATAAGGGAGGCTACCTTTGCCAAATTTGATCTCAGCTGTATGCATATTTATCACAGCTTAGGAAAAGTAGCGGCAGGAGAAATATGTTTGTTCGTATTTGTATCATCTCCACATAGAAAAGAAGTTTTTGAAGCTTTGCACCATGTGGTCGAGGAGATAAAAAATCAAGTGCCTATTTTTGGGAAAGAGCTGTTTGCGGATAATTCGTATCAATGGAAAGTAAATAAATAA
- a CDS encoding fibronectin type III domain-containing protein, with amino-acid sequence MKKYTYLILLGLLFFVSAVVRAQEEPTSYIKTKGRFIDNSVELRFFPDRKSALNLAFKSGFIIERAIGSSNKFQEIGRTQPFNEQQWEVAMKATEIQLEKDEIELAQDFYLDILENSGGTMNLSAGIADLKKQKAMEDFKLMISLLTAVKNATAAKGLGFSFTDKDIKAGTEYTYRIKLVAVSPIYKTESIPFKITTTADENAFKNKVYVKTGDTQLGFVWDDHPDLSGVDVERIIDGKSVKLNEAPIYTLRGDEYDGPKRSGFSEENLVNYQKYTYHFYAQTLFGERVKFAEVTAMPRDLTPPQQPFLKQPQHVKPDEVHIEWKMNTAVANDFKGFAVSRSEENNGEFTLLHDKLLPGSTRKFIDKSFLTGKTNYYLVQAVDTANNISSSFPVAVTLIDSIPPIKPIFIEGKIDTTGVVTIAVKRNPETDLMGYRLYRSNAAEHEFSAIKEGFLSIDSLEQKVQTTYRDTVTLKSLTPYIYYRVEALDFNHNTSEFSEILKVKRPDKIPPTTPVFKKVKSTENEVELNFILSKSIDVKEHILYRKTDLKAPWEKFQNLKLDQVAYRDEEVKKGTIYYYSMRAIDESDNASEYAVPVQGKTFDTGVRPPVENLRAATSKNGKVTLTWSYKYVDKNTYFVIYKKNKEGQFLQHGRSDELSFLENEKSPSIYAVKVFTKDGGQSKLSKEVRSN; translated from the coding sequence ATGAAAAAATATACATACCTCATATTGCTCGGATTATTGTTTTTTGTTTCTGCTGTTGTTCGTGCGCAAGAGGAACCGACTTCATATATTAAAACCAAAGGAAGATTTATTGATAATAGCGTGGAATTACGTTTTTTTCCAGATAGGAAAAGTGCGCTTAATCTTGCTTTTAAATCTGGTTTTATTATTGAACGAGCTATTGGTTCCTCTAATAAATTTCAAGAAATAGGGCGTACCCAACCCTTTAATGAACAGCAGTGGGAAGTGGCAATGAAGGCTACAGAAATTCAGTTAGAAAAGGATGAAATTGAACTGGCTCAAGATTTTTATTTGGACATCCTTGAAAATAGTGGTGGCACTATGAATCTCTCAGCTGGTATTGCAGATCTTAAAAAGCAAAAAGCTATGGAAGATTTTAAGCTGATGATTTCATTACTTACCGCTGTTAAAAATGCAACTGCCGCAAAAGGGTTAGGATTTTCATTTACTGATAAAGACATTAAAGCTGGGACGGAGTACACGTATAGAATTAAGTTGGTAGCGGTATCTCCTATTTACAAAACAGAATCGATTCCTTTTAAAATTACCACTACGGCCGATGAGAATGCATTTAAAAATAAAGTTTATGTAAAAACTGGCGATACACAACTGGGATTTGTATGGGATGACCATCCAGATTTAAGCGGTGTAGATGTGGAACGAATTATAGATGGTAAAAGCGTAAAACTTAATGAAGCCCCTATATATACATTAAGAGGTGACGAATATGATGGCCCTAAGCGCTCCGGCTTTAGTGAAGAAAATTTGGTAAATTATCAGAAATATACCTATCATTTTTATGCCCAAACTCTTTTTGGTGAACGAGTGAAATTTGCAGAAGTAACGGCTATGCCGCGTGATTTAACGCCACCGCAGCAGCCATTTCTGAAACAACCGCAACATGTTAAACCTGATGAGGTGCATATAGAATGGAAAATGAACACAGCTGTGGCAAATGATTTTAAAGGATTTGCAGTTTCTAGATCAGAAGAAAACAATGGAGAATTCACGCTTCTACATGATAAATTACTACCCGGGAGTACTCGAAAATTCATTGATAAGTCATTCCTTACCGGAAAGACCAATTATTACCTTGTACAAGCAGTGGATACCGCAAATAATATAAGTTCATCATTTCCGGTAGCCGTTACACTAATAGATAGTATTCCACCTATTAAACCAATATTTATCGAAGGTAAGATAGACACTACTGGGGTGGTGACCATAGCGGTGAAAAGAAATCCTGAGACAGATTTAATGGGATATAGATTATATCGCTCAAATGCTGCCGAACATGAGTTTTCAGCGATAAAGGAAGGTTTTTTATCCATAGATAGCTTGGAGCAAAAAGTGCAAACCACTTATAGAGATACGGTAACCTTAAAGTCGCTAACTCCCTATATTTATTATCGGGTAGAGGCATTGGATTTTAATCACAATACCTCAGAATTTTCAGAAATTCTAAAAGTGAAAAGACCCGATAAAATTCCTCCGACTACCCCTGTTTTCAAAAAAGTAAAATCGACAGAAAATGAAGTCGAATTGAATTTTATTTTAAGTAAAAGCATCGATGTTAAGGAGCATATATTATATCGTAAAACAGATCTAAAAGCGCCATGGGAAAAATTCCAAAACTTAAAGCTAGATCAGGTTGCCTACCGTGACGAAGAAGTGAAAAAAGGCACTATTTATTATTACAGCATGCGCGCCATTGATGAAAGTGACAATGCTTCAGAATACGCTGTACCTGTGCAGGGAAAAACTTTTGACACTGGTGTAAGACCACCTGTTGAAAATTTAAGAGCTGCTACCTCCAAAAATGGTAAAGTAACCCTTACATGGAGCTATAAATACGTAGACAAGAATACTTATTTTGTAATATATAAGAAGAATAAAGAAGGACAATTTCTACAACATGGAAGAAGTGATGAATTAAGCTTCCTAGAAAACGAGAAAAGCCCAAGCATTTATGCTGTTAAAGTTTTTACTAAGGATGGTGGGCAATCTAAGTTGAGTAAAGAGGTGCGTAGCAATTAA
- a CDS encoding arginine decarboxylase, which produces MNTKYINLIDQTYYFPQEEFTLEDESLKFHDVPLMDLVEKYGSPLKFTYLPKISENISRAKEWFKLAMEKNNYKGKYHYCYCTKSSHFKPVLNEALKNDIHIETSSAFDINIVEKLKLTGKIKDNTYIICNGFKRDQYISNIANLINNGHQNCIPIIDNYEELDLLTDAINDTFKVGIRIASEEEPKFEFYTSRLGIGYKNIVPFYENQIRDNDKVELKMLHFFINTGIRDNAYYWNELVKCLKVYIRLKKICPSLDSLNIGGGFPIKNSLAFDYDYQYMIDEIINQINIACQEADVDVPNIFTEFGSFTVGESGGAIYEILYQKQQNDREKWNMIDSSFITTLPDTWAINKRFIMLAINRWNDEYERVLLGGLTCDSDDYYNSEQNMNAIYLPKYKKDKPLYIGFFNTGAYQESIGGYGGLQHCLIPHPKHILIDKDENGKITTELFSEQQKAEDLLRILGYEMGKNGETEKE; this is translated from the coding sequence ATGAACACAAAGTATATTAATCTTATCGATCAGACTTATTACTTTCCCCAAGAGGAGTTTACCTTGGAGGACGAGAGTTTGAAATTTCACGACGTTCCCCTAATGGATTTGGTGGAAAAGTACGGAAGTCCTTTAAAGTTTACTTATTTGCCCAAAATTTCGGAAAATATCAGCAGGGCAAAGGAGTGGTTTAAATTGGCTATGGAAAAGAATAATTACAAGGGCAAATACCATTACTGTTATTGTACCAAAAGCTCCCATTTTAAACCGGTGCTTAACGAGGCCTTAAAGAATGATATCCATATAGAAACCTCTTCTGCTTTTGATATCAATATTGTGGAAAAGTTAAAGTTGACGGGTAAAATAAAGGATAATACCTATATAATTTGCAACGGCTTTAAAAGGGATCAATATATTTCCAATATTGCCAATCTAATTAATAACGGGCACCAAAACTGTATCCCAATCATAGATAACTATGAGGAATTGGACCTTTTGACCGATGCCATAAACGACACTTTTAAAGTTGGGATTAGAATTGCCTCCGAAGAAGAACCTAAGTTCGAATTTTATACCTCCCGTTTGGGAATCGGATATAAAAATATTGTACCTTTTTACGAGAATCAAATTCGGGACAATGATAAGGTGGAGCTAAAAATGTTACATTTTTTCATCAACACTGGAATTCGGGACAATGCTTATTATTGGAACGAGTTAGTAAAATGTTTAAAAGTGTATATTAGGCTTAAAAAGATTTGTCCATCTTTGGATAGCCTTAATATTGGCGGTGGGTTCCCCATTAAAAATTCCTTGGCATTTGATTACGACTATCAGTATATGATAGATGAGATCATTAACCAGATAAATATTGCCTGTCAGGAAGCAGACGTTGACGTGCCAAATATATTCACCGAATTCGGTAGCTTTACGGTAGGTGAAAGTGGGGGTGCCATTTATGAGATATTGTATCAGAAGCAACAGAACGACCGTGAGAAATGGAATATGATAGACTCTTCTTTCATTACCACCTTGCCAGATACTTGGGCGATCAACAAGCGGTTTATTATGTTGGCTATCAATCGTTGGAATGATGAATATGAACGTGTTCTTTTGGGTGGATTGACCTGTGATAGTGATGATTATTACAATAGTGAACAGAATATGAACGCCATTTATTTGCCAAAGTATAAAAAGGACAAACCCTTGTATATTGGGTTTTTTAATACAGGAGCCTACCAGGAGTCAATTGGAGGTTATGGGGGGTTACAGCACTGTTTAATACCGCATCCTAAACATATCCTGATAGACAAGGATGAAAATGGTAAGATAACGACCGAATTGTTCAGCGAACAGCAAAAAGCGGAAGATCTGCTCAGAATTCTTGGTTATGAAATGGGGAAGAACGGGGAAACCGAAAAAGAATAA
- a CDS encoding RMD1 family protein, which yields MFEVVAYHIATTINIRQCRTLLPLEILFSDSDELYLKNGDKKFIYIFRYGLVSFFNHSQKEQGIILKSLSSILDEVNSPQLTESIQVEIIEGRQQVAFDKVILPNFDSEYIRLVMLNTSQSVALDRYSEITDQLLSETNEHTAYLEKKGRLYISGVKLKKFIGKVLNIKNQISENLYIFDEPDSTWENENLNRLNLELKNTFDLKTRYRNIHERIEIIKENLDLFKDILDHRESSRLEWVIIILILVEVLDLFLFRLIR from the coding sequence ATGTTTGAGGTTGTTGCTTATCATATAGCGACTACCATTAATATTAGGCAATGTAGAACTTTATTGCCCCTAGAGATTTTGTTTTCAGATAGCGATGAGCTTTATTTAAAAAATGGGGATAAGAAGTTTATCTATATTTTTAGATATGGATTAGTATCTTTTTTTAACCACTCCCAAAAGGAGCAGGGGATCATATTAAAGTCGCTGTCGTCTATTTTAGATGAGGTTAATTCTCCTCAACTTACAGAGTCTATTCAAGTAGAAATAATCGAAGGCCGCCAACAGGTGGCCTTCGATAAAGTAATCTTGCCAAATTTTGATTCGGAATATATTAGATTGGTGATGTTGAATACTTCCCAGTCCGTTGCCTTGGATCGTTATTCCGAAATTACGGATCAGCTTTTGTCCGAGACTAACGAGCATACCGCCTATTTAGAAAAGAAGGGTCGGTTGTATATTTCTGGAGTAAAGTTAAAAAAATTTATAGGGAAGGTTCTAAACATCAAAAATCAGATTTCCGAAAACCTTTATATTTTTGATGAACCCGACAGTACCTGGGAGAACGAAAATCTGAACAGGTTGAACCTAGAGCTTAAAAATACTTTTGACCTTAAGACCAGGTATAGAAATATTCATGAGCGCATAGAGATCATTAAAGAAAACTTGGATCTGTTCAAGGATATTTTGGACCATAGGGAAAGTAGTAGATTAGAATGGGTGATCATTATTTTAATCTTGGTGGAAGTTCTAGATCTTTTTCTGTTTAGGCTTATTAGGTAG
- a CDS encoding VOC family protein, which produces MKNVPFHMSLPCLSISKTEDFYVNMIGAEIGRHSPRWLDVNLFGNQITFTKAGSFNFTFKTYKFENTVLPSFHFGIIVDKSTWEGLYAKLAKSEFDVMAEVVFLKDRKGEHKSFFIQDPNGHTLEFKCFKKQKEMFLM; this is translated from the coding sequence ATGAAAAATGTACCTTTTCATATGTCCTTGCCATGTTTAAGTATTAGTAAAACGGAAGATTTTTACGTAAATATGATCGGTGCCGAAATAGGAAGGCATTCTCCTCGCTGGTTGGATGTTAATTTGTTCGGGAATCAAATAACCTTTACTAAGGCCGGTAGCTTTAATTTTACTTTTAAAACCTATAAGTTTGAGAATACCGTATTACCCTCCTTTCATTTCGGAATTATTGTAGACAAGTCCACTTGGGAAGGTTTGTATGCTAAATTGGCCAAAAGTGAATTCGATGTAATGGCCGAAGTGGTTTTCTTGAAGGATAGGAAAGGGGAGCATAAATCGTTTTTTATTCAAGATCCCAATGGGCATACGTTAGAATTTAAATGTTTTAAGAAGCAAAAAGAAATGTTTTTAATGTAA
- the moaC gene encoding cyclic pyranopterin monophosphate synthase MoaC: MVDITHKKDSLRTAIAQAVVQVSSEDTITAIKNNTVPKGDVFAMSRAAGLLGVKKTADLLPDCHPMPIEFTDIVYTIKGLQIQVLVTVKTIYKTGVEVEAMHGASIVALNMYDMLKPIDKGIEIQNIKLLRKTGGKSDIGTDSSKNV, from the coding sequence ATGGTAGATATCACTCATAAGAAAGACAGCTTACGTACCGCTATTGCACAGGCTGTGGTTCAGGTAAGTTCCGAGGATACCATAACTGCTATAAAAAACAATACCGTGCCCAAAGGTGATGTGTTTGCTATGAGTAGGGCTGCAGGCTTGCTAGGAGTAAAGAAAACAGCAGATTTGTTACCCGATTGTCACCCTATGCCCATAGAATTTACCGATATTGTTTATACCATTAAGGGGCTGCAGATTCAGGTCTTGGTTACGGTAAAAACCATATACAAAACAGGCGTGGAGGTAGAGGCCATGCACGGGGCAAGTATTGTAGCCTTAAATATGTACGATATGCTAAAGCCTATCGACAAGGGCATTGAAATACAGAATATAAAGTTATTGAGGAAAACAGGGGGGAAGTCGGACATAGGAACGGATAGTTCGAAAAATGTATAG
- the speB gene encoding agmatinase: protein MKTTNNYAGIPDEFAQLEKAKVVLIPVPYDGTSTWGKGSDQGPEAFLKASENMELYDIETDSEVYQQGIFLTDFVEEDSSPEAMVDTVHKTTKEYIKRNKFVTVFGGEHSISIGTIRAFNECFDNLTVLHIDAHADLRKTYDGTKFNHACAVHEASQTTNLIQVGIRSMDAIEKTFMDEEKTFFAHDMVTDEYWMDKVIELMTDNVFITFDLDALDPSIMPSTGTPEPGGLLYYEILDFLKQVFTEKNVVGFDIVELCPNKNDKSPDFLAAKLYYKMLSYKFMGEAVTNDYDNTYDVQSKVAGNNQSKFDDDDE from the coding sequence ATGAAAACAACTAACAATTACGCTGGCATACCAGACGAGTTTGCGCAATTGGAGAAGGCAAAGGTAGTTTTGATTCCTGTGCCTTATGATGGGACCAGTACCTGGGGAAAAGGTTCCGACCAAGGTCCGGAAGCTTTTTTGAAGGCCTCTGAAAACATGGAATTGTACGATATAGAAACCGATTCAGAAGTATATCAGCAAGGGATATTTTTGACGGATTTTGTGGAGGAGGACAGCTCGCCCGAAGCTATGGTGGATACCGTGCACAAAACAACCAAGGAGTATATAAAACGCAATAAGTTTGTTACCGTATTTGGTGGGGAGCATTCCATTTCTATCGGAACAATCAGGGCGTTTAATGAGTGTTTTGATAATCTTACCGTACTACATATAGATGCGCATGCAGATTTGAGGAAAACTTACGACGGTACAAAATTCAACCATGCCTGTGCGGTCCATGAAGCCAGTCAGACTACCAACCTTATCCAAGTAGGTATTCGTAGTATGGATGCCATAGAAAAAACCTTTATGGACGAGGAGAAGACCTTTTTCGCTCATGATATGGTTACGGATGAATATTGGATGGATAAGGTGATCGAATTAATGACCGACAATGTGTTTATTACCTTTGATCTAGATGCTTTGGATCCTTCTATAATGCCGTCTACAGGAACTCCGGAACCAGGAGGATTGTTGTATTATGAGATCTTGGATTTCTTAAAACAAGTATTTACGGAGAAGAATGTAGTTGGATTTGATATTGTAGAGCTTTGCCCTAACAAGAATGATAAATCCCCCGATTTCTTAGCTGCTAAATTGTATTATAAAATGTTGAGTTATAAATTTATGGGAGAGGCCGTTACTAATGATTACGACAACACTTATGACGTTCAATCCAAAGTAGCAGGTAATAACCAATCAAAATTTGACGATGATGACGAATAA
- a CDS encoding deoxyhypusine synthase family protein, which translates to MTNKGPISNFIEKYYLHFNAAALVDAAKGYEAQLAQGSKMLVSMAGAMSTAEIGKIFAEMIRQDKVQIISCTGANLEEDIMNLVAHSHYKRVPNYRDLTPQEEWDLMEKGLNRVTDTCIPEEEAFRRLQKHIHKIWKDAENAGERYLPHEYMYKMLLSGVLEEYYEIDIKDSWMYAAAEKNLPIICPGWEDSTMGNIFASYVVKGELKASTVKSGIEYMTFLADWYTANSQNGIGFFQIGGGISGDFPICVVPMLYQDLERTDTPFWSYFCQISDSTTSYGSYSGAVPNEKITWGKLDVNTPKFIIESDATIVAPLIFAYLLDM; encoded by the coding sequence ATGACGAATAAAGGACCGATTTCTAATTTTATAGAAAAATATTATTTGCATTTTAATGCTGCGGCATTGGTAGATGCGGCAAAAGGATACGAGGCTCAGCTGGCTCAGGGATCTAAAATGTTGGTGTCTATGGCTGGCGCCATGAGTACCGCCGAGATAGGTAAAATTTTTGCTGAAATGATCCGGCAAGATAAAGTACAGATTATTTCTTGTACTGGAGCCAACTTAGAAGAAGATATTATGAATCTTGTGGCTCACTCGCATTACAAACGAGTGCCTAATTATAGGGACTTAACCCCGCAGGAAGAATGGGATTTAATGGAAAAAGGACTTAACAGGGTGACGGATACGTGTATTCCTGAGGAAGAGGCCTTTAGAAGGTTGCAAAAACATATCCATAAGATATGGAAGGATGCAGAAAATGCTGGGGAGCGCTATCTTCCACATGAGTATATGTACAAGATGCTCTTGTCCGGGGTATTGGAGGAGTATTATGAGATCGATATTAAAGATTCCTGGATGTACGCTGCTGCCGAGAAAAATTTGCCCATAATATGCCCAGGTTGGGAAGATAGTACCATGGGGAATATTTTTGCCTCTTATGTTGTAAAGGGTGAATTAAAGGCCAGTACAGTGAAATCTGGGATTGAATATATGACCTTTTTAGCGGATTGGTATACTGCAAATTCCCAAAATGGAATTGGATTCTTCCAGATCGGTGGAGGTATTTCAGGGGATTTTCCTATTTGTGTGGTTCCTATGCTGTACCAAGATCTTGAACGTACAGATACCCCATTTTGGAGCTATTTCTGTCAGATAAGTGATTCTACCACTAGTTATGGGTCTTATTCTGGGGCAGTGCCAAATGAAAAGATAACTTGGGGGAAACTAGATGTAAATACCCCAAAATTTATAATTGAGAGCGATGCTACCATTGTTGCTCCCTTAATTTTTGCTTACTTACTAGATATGTAG